In one Gossypium hirsutum isolate 1008001.06 chromosome D09, Gossypium_hirsutum_v2.1, whole genome shotgun sequence genomic region, the following are encoded:
- the LOC107891936 gene encoding 5'-nucleotidase SurE, with protein MENNNSSEERPTVMVTNDDGIDAPGLRALVRVLISCNLFRVLVCAPASEQSAVSHSITWRHPVSVKQVDINGAIAYAVSGTPADCASLGISKEPSLGISKELFSFVPDLVISGINMGSNCGYHVVYSGTVAGAREAFFNGIPAVSVSYDWVGGKSSVDDYTLAAEACLPIFRAILAEIKNKSYPLNGFLNIDLPTDIANHKGYKLTRQGKSIFKMGWEEVKSEGQGGKMLSTMEMESDSSARAEIDTATVAAGYRMFKRKVIRPVIDDVDTDKRSLQEGYITVTPLGAISPAETDCHSYFKEWLPSAVQQFSSSAL; from the exons ATGGAGAATAATAATAGCTCCGAAGAAAGGCCGACGGTGATGGTGACGAACGACGACGGAATCGACGCCCCAGGACTCCGAGCTCTAGTTCGCGTCCTTATCTCCTGCAATCTATTTCGCGTCCTTGTTTGCGCTCCCGCTTC GGAGCAATCAGCTGTTAGTCATAGTATCACATGGCGTCACCCTGTTTCTGTAAAGCAAGTAGATATCAATGGAGCCATTGCTTATGCTGTTTCCG GAACCCCAGCTGATTGTGCTTCTTTGGGTATCTCAAAAGAACCTTCTTTGGGTATCTCAAAAGAACTCTTCTCTTTTGTTCCTGATCTG GTCATCAGTGGCATAAACATGGGCAGCAACTGTGGTTATCATGT TGTCTACTCTGGCACAGTTGCTGgtgctcgagaagccttcttcaaTGGCATACCTGCTGTTTCTGTATCATATGATTG GGTTGGAGGTAAGAGCAGTGTTGATGACTATACGCTTGCTGCCGAGGCTTGCTTGCCAATCTTTAGGGCAATACTAGCTGAGATTAAGAATAAAAGTTATCCTCTAAATGGCTTTTTGAATATAGATCTCCCGACAGATATTGCCAACCACAAG GGGTATAAGTTGACCAGACAGGGTAAAAGTATATTCAAAATGGGGTGGGAGGAAGTTAAATCTGAGGGCCAAGGAGGAAAGATGTTATCCACAATGGAAATGGAGTCAGATTCATCAGCAAGGGCAGAAATTGATACAGCAACAGTAGCAGCAGGATACCGCATGTTCAAAAGAAAG GTTATTAGACCCGTAATTGATGATGTTGATACAGATAAGCGATCACTTCAGGAAGGATAT ATTACCGTAACTCCTCTTGGAGCCATTTCTCCGGCAGAGACTGATTGCCATTCTTACTTTAAAGAATGGCTACCAAGTGCAGTTCAACAGTTCTCTTCGTCAGCGTTATAA